Below is a genomic region from Mesorhizobium sp..
GGATCCTGGACGAATGCGGTCTACCCGGACATCCGCATCTTCAAGGAACTCGCCCAGATCGCCGAACGCGGCCTGCTGGATTTCATGTTCTGGGGCGACGGCACCGGCATCCCGAGCACCTGGAAAGGCAATCGCGACGACGCCGTGCGCTGGGGCGTCGGCTGGCCGCGCCAGGACATGAGCCCCTATATCGCCGCGCTGTCGCAGATCACCTCGCGGATCGGCTTCGGCCTGACCTATTCGTCGACCTACATGCATCCCTTCTACACGTCGCGGCTCCTGAATTCCCTCGATCACGTCACCAACGGCCGCATCGCTTTCAACGTCGTCGCCTCGTCGCGCCGCGCGGACGCCGCGAATTACGGGTTCGACGAGCTCATGGAGCATGACCAGCGCTACGAGCGGATGGAGGAGTTCATCGACATATGCAAGGCGCTTTGGGCAAGCGTCGAGCCCAACGCCTTCCTGTGGGACCGCGAGAGCGGCCAGATGGCCGATCCCGCCAAGGTGAAGCCGATCGGCCATCGCGGCAAGTTCTTCAACGTCATGGGTCCGCTGGCCTGCGTGCCGTCCCCTCAGGGCAGGCCAGTCCTGGTGCAGGCGGGCGCCTCGCCGCGCGGCATCCAGGCGTCGGCCTATTTCGCCGATATGGTGTTCGCGGCCAGCCCCGGCATCGAAAAGCAGGCGAAGCACCGGAAACAGCTCGACGCGGCCCTCGCCGCGCAAGGACGGGATTCGTCAAACGTGGGAATCGTCTGGGACGTTGTACTAATCGTCGGCGAAACCGACGACGACGCCAAGCGCCGTCACGAGCAGCTGCTGACCGCCGTGCCGCCCGAGGCCGTTGGCGCCTTCATGTCGCATCAGATCGGCTACGATCTGTCGAAACTGCCGGACTGCTTCACGATCGAGGAGATCAACGAGCAGATCACCAAGGCGAACGCGTCGCCGGTCGGCTTCCTCAACATGACGGCCGGCATCGACCCGAAGGAAAAGATCACCAGGAAGGACTTCTACGAGGTGATCCGCCACCATACGGCCGGTTACGATCACGCCGTCGTCGGTTCGGCCGCCAAGGTCGCCGACTATCTGGAAGAGGTGTTCGTCGCCACCGGCGAACGCGGCGGCTTCATGATCGCCCACCCGCCGGCGGTCCCCCGCGACCTGCTCAACGTCATCGACTTCCTGGTGCCGGAGCTGCAGCGCCGGGGCCGGTTCCGCACCGAATACAAATACCCGACCCTTCGCGAAAACCTTCTCGACAGTTGATCTGAAAGGGCAAGCGCATGGCAATCGTTACGAGCTACGACGGGAACGCCGCAGGTCGGTGGGTGACTTTCGTCTCTGCGCTCGCCGGAACGGAGAAGATCCGGAACGCCCTGATCAGCTTCCTTTCGGTGCTCACGCTGGTCGGCCTGTGGCAGCTGGGAGCGCTGGCGTTGCCGACCAGCATCCTGCCCGCCCCCTACGGCGTCGTCGCGGCGCTCGCCGCCAATCTCGTGCAGGGAGACATCTGGACGGATATCGGCATCACGCTGGGGCGTATCGCGATCGCCTTTTCGATCGCCATGTCGGTCGCCCTGGTGCTGGGTTTCACGATGGCCCTGTCGAGGACCGCCGGCGTCTTCTTTCAGGTGTGGATCATCTGCGGCATGACCATTCCGGCGCTGGTCATGATCCTGACACTCTACATGGTGGTCGGGCTGAATGATGCCGCCGCGGTGCTGGGCGCCGCCGCGCCGGTCATCCCGGTGCTGGCGATCAACATCCGCGAAGGCGTCAAGGGCATCGATACCAGGCTGATCGGCATGGCGCGCGCCTTCCGCGCCAGCCGCCGCCAGCAGATCGTCTCGGTGATGGCGCCGCAAGTGGCGCCGATGCTGCTGGCCTCGACACGTTTCGGACTCGGGCTCATCTGGA
It encodes:
- a CDS encoding ABC transporter permease, whose translation is MAIVTSYDGNAAGRWVTFVSALAGTEKIRNALISFLSVLTLVGLWQLGALALPTSILPAPYGVVAALAANLVQGDIWTDIGITLGRIAIAFSIAMSVALVLGFTMALSRTAGVFFQVWIICGMTIPALVMILTLYMVVGLNDAAAVLGAAAPVIPVLAINIREGVKGIDTRLIGMARAFRASRRQQIVSVMAPQVAPMLLASTRFGLGLIWKMVLFVELLGRGSGVGYKIEFYYQMFNMTEVLAYALSFVFVMLFIEVAILGTIERRIFRWKKS
- a CDS encoding NtaA/DmoA family FMN-dependent monooxygenase (This protein belongs to a clade of FMN-dependent monooxygenases, within a broader family of flavin-dependent oxidoreductases, the luciferase-like monooxygenase (LMM) family, some of whose members use coenzyme F420 rather than FMN.) — translated: MKPKMHIGYDLSWMQLEGRWRLPGSWTNAVYPDIRIFKELAQIAERGLLDFMFWGDGTGIPSTWKGNRDDAVRWGVGWPRQDMSPYIAALSQITSRIGFGLTYSSTYMHPFYTSRLLNSLDHVTNGRIAFNVVASSRRADAANYGFDELMEHDQRYERMEEFIDICKALWASVEPNAFLWDRESGQMADPAKVKPIGHRGKFFNVMGPLACVPSPQGRPVLVQAGASPRGIQASAYFADMVFAASPGIEKQAKHRKQLDAALAAQGRDSSNVGIVWDVVLIVGETDDDAKRRHEQLLTAVPPEAVGAFMSHQIGYDLSKLPDCFTIEEINEQITKANASPVGFLNMTAGIDPKEKITRKDFYEVIRHHTAGYDHAVVGSAAKVADYLEEVFVATGERGGFMIAHPPAVPRDLLNVIDFLVPELQRRGRFRTEYKYPTLRENLLDS